The Rhizobium leguminosarum genome includes a window with the following:
- a CDS encoding ParB N-terminal domain-containing protein yields the protein MQLMKVDPRALKDNPDNTRQSKSTPQADALLLATIKAVGVIQPPVIFAETGGNGYVIEAGHRRTRMAIAAGIEEIDVIVVEAANDNGAMRSMIENIAREPLNPVDQWRGIERLVALGWTEEAIAIALALPVRQIRKLRLLANVLPAMLAHMAKGDMPNEQQLRTISAASLDEQKEVWKAHKPKKGDTASWWAIANGLTKTRMFARDASFGDDLRQAYGIEWAEDLFGPADEDNLYTTNVEAFLGAQQEWMSSNLPKKGAIVEVNNWGQPQLPPKAERIYGKPGKGDCTAMFLDREGKVQSAHFRMPEARQAKGKGDPTAPGGEDGNEAINVSAKTRPDVTRNGIDMIGDFRTGALHEALARAPIEDDTLMAMLVLAFAGQNVSVDSGSEVSGHLYGSRRFARHVVRLIGESGKLEFDMDTLRVVARLTLIDALSARTNRSDSGVVVRVAGDAIGADAYLPNMGTEEFLTCLSRPALEASCGGTSVVPCPRVRDTRAALVEHFKEERFVHQSALFAPDDAKLAEWLAKNMEHGGEDGEAPADGPVGGIEDGAVDEAEPSVEDEAEANPRVPEAEDDGNAADAEHEELDEADADASANGLETAYGIAAE from the coding sequence ATGCAACTCATGAAGGTCGATCCGCGTGCGCTGAAGGACAATCCCGACAATACGCGCCAGTCGAAGTCGACGCCCCAGGCCGACGCGCTGCTGCTTGCGACCATCAAGGCGGTCGGCGTGATCCAGCCGCCCGTGATTTTTGCGGAAACTGGCGGCAACGGCTATGTCATCGAAGCCGGCCACCGACGCACCCGCATGGCCATCGCCGCCGGCATCGAGGAAATCGATGTCATCGTCGTCGAGGCGGCCAACGACAACGGCGCCATGCGCTCGATGATCGAAAACATCGCGCGCGAACCGCTCAACCCAGTCGACCAATGGCGCGGCATCGAGCGCCTCGTTGCTCTCGGCTGGACCGAGGAGGCGATCGCGATTGCGCTGGCATTGCCGGTCAGACAGATCCGCAAGCTTCGACTGCTCGCCAACGTCCTGCCGGCGATGCTCGCCCACATGGCCAAGGGCGACATGCCGAACGAGCAGCAGCTTCGCACGATTTCCGCGGCGTCGCTCGACGAGCAGAAGGAAGTCTGGAAGGCCCACAAGCCGAAGAAGGGTGACACAGCATCCTGGTGGGCGATCGCAAACGGCCTCACCAAGACCCGCATGTTTGCGCGCGATGCGAGTTTCGGCGACGATCTTCGCCAGGCCTATGGCATCGAGTGGGCGGAAGACCTGTTCGGACCCGCCGACGAGGATAACCTCTACACGACGAACGTCGAAGCATTCCTCGGTGCGCAGCAGGAGTGGATGAGCAGCAATCTCCCGAAGAAGGGCGCCATCGTCGAGGTCAACAATTGGGGCCAGCCGCAACTGCCGCCGAAGGCGGAGCGTATCTATGGCAAGCCCGGCAAGGGCGATTGCACCGCCATGTTTCTCGATCGTGAGGGCAAGGTGCAGTCTGCCCATTTTCGGATGCCGGAAGCCAGACAAGCGAAAGGCAAGGGCGATCCGACCGCGCCCGGCGGCGAGGACGGAAACGAGGCCATCAACGTTTCAGCCAAGACCCGGCCGGACGTGACCCGAAACGGCATCGACATGATCGGCGATTTCCGCACCGGCGCGCTGCACGAGGCGCTGGCACGGGCTCCGATCGAGGACGATACGCTCATGGCAATGCTGGTGCTTGCGTTTGCCGGGCAGAACGTCTCGGTCGACTCCGGCTCCGAAGTCTCCGGGCATCTCTATGGGTCCAGGCGGTTCGCCCGGCACGTCGTCCGGCTGATCGGTGAAAGCGGCAAGCTGGAGTTCGACATGGATACGCTTCGCGTCGTGGCGAGGTTGACCCTGATCGACGCGCTGTCGGCCCGCACCAATCGTTCGGATAGCGGCGTCGTTGTCCGGGTCGCCGGCGATGCCATCGGTGCCGACGCTTATCTTCCGAACATGGGCACGGAGGAGTTCCTCACGTGCCTCTCTCGCCCGGCATTGGAAGCGTCCTGCGGCGGCACGAGTGTCGTTCCCTGCCCGCGCGTCCGGGACACCCGCGCTGCCCTTGTCGAGCACTTCAAGGAAGAGCGCTTCGTGCATCAGTCTGCCCTCTTCGCGCCCGATGACGCGAAGCTGGCCGAGTGGCTTGCCAAGAACATGGAACATGGTGGCGAGGACGGCGAAGCCCCCGCCGACGGGCCGGTCGGCGGCATCGAGGACGGCGCCGTTGATGAGGCTGAGCCGTCGGTCGAGGACGAAGCGGAGGCCAATCCGCGTGTTCCGGAAGCCGAGGACGACGGCAACGCGGCAGACGCCGAGCACGAAGAGTTGGACGAAGCCGACGCTGACGCCAGCGCCAATGGCCTCGAGACCGCTTACGGGATCGCCGCCGAGTAG
- a CDS encoding DUF736 domain-containing protein codes for MATIGTFTANENGFTGSIRTLALNVKARIARVDSPSDKGPHFRIYAGNVELGAAWQKRSGESDRDYLSVKLDDPSFPAPIYATLSEVEGEDGYQLIWSRPNRD; via the coding sequence ATGGCTACCATCGGCACTTTCACCGCAAACGAAAACGGCTTCACCGGCTCGATCCGCACCCTCGCACTCAATGTCAAGGCCCGCATCGCCCGCGTCGACAGCCCCTCCGACAAGGGCCCGCACTTCCGCATCTACGCCGGCAATGTCGAGTTGGGTGCGGCTTGGCAGAAGCGCTCCGGCGAGAGCGACCGCGACTATCTCTCGGTCAAGCTGGACGACCCGAGCTTCCCCGCCCCGATCTACGCAACGCTCTCCGAGGTCGAAGGCGAGGACGGCTACCAGTTGATCTGGTCCCGCCCCAATCGGGATTGA
- a CDS encoding WGR domain-containing protein, whose protein sequence is MSLDVAAPCDDHAGMISQPYQLYVERTDPAKNMARYYAMEIEQTMFGEACLTRRWGRIGKRGQEKQHVFEREEEAVRLFLELVKQKRGRGYRPKTTCRYSPS, encoded by the coding sequence ATGTCGTTGGACGTAGCGGCGCCGTGTGACGATCATGCCGGCATGATTTCGCAACCATACCAGCTCTATGTCGAACGAACGGATCCAGCCAAGAACATGGCGCGGTATTATGCCATGGAGATCGAGCAGACGATGTTCGGAGAGGCCTGCCTGACCCGGCGATGGGGACGGATCGGCAAGCGTGGACAGGAAAAACAGCATGTGTTCGAACGGGAGGAGGAAGCGGTTCGCTTGTTCCTTGAGCTCGTGAAGCAAAAACGTGGTCGCGGCTATCGGCCAAAAACAACCTGCCGATATTCGCCGAGCTGA
- a CDS encoding ArdC family protein, with translation MSRKAEGERADIYARITDRIVTDLEKGVKPWMKPWHAANTNGRITRPLRHNGQPYSGMNILLLWSEGMARGFTSPMWMTFKQALELGAAVRKGETGSTVVFASRFTKSEADGNGGEVDREIPFLKAYTVFNVEQIDGLPEHYHHPPTPVLDAIEHIEHADRFFRNTGAVIRHGGAQAYYSPITDHIQMPPFETFRDAASYVATLSHESCHWTARPDRVDRDLSHYTKDKTERAREELIAELGSCFLCADLGIAPELEPRPDHASYLDSWLKVLSDDKRTIFRAAAHAQRAVAFLHGLQPIQADERAAA, from the coding sequence ATGAGCAGGAAAGCCGAAGGCGAACGCGCCGACATCTATGCGCGGATCACGGATAGGATCGTCACCGACCTTGAAAAGGGCGTAAAACCCTGGATGAAGCCATGGCACGCGGCCAACACCAATGGCCGGATTACCCGGCCGCTGCGCCACAACGGTCAGCCCTATTCGGGCATGAACATTCTCTTGTTATGGTCGGAGGGGATGGCGCGCGGCTTCACTTCACCCATGTGGATGACCTTCAAGCAGGCGCTTGAACTGGGGGCGGCGGTGCGAAAGGGCGAGACCGGTTCAACCGTCGTCTTCGCCAGCCGCTTCACCAAGTCCGAGGCGGACGGCAATGGTGGAGAAGTCGACCGGGAGATCCCGTTCCTGAAAGCATACACGGTCTTCAATGTCGAGCAGATCGATGGGCTGCCCGAACACTATCATCACCCACCGACCCCGGTGCTCGATGCGATCGAGCACATCGAGCACGCCGATCGCTTTTTCCGCAACACGGGCGCTGTCATTCGGCATGGTGGCGCGCAGGCCTATTATTCGCCTATCACGGACCACATCCAGATGCCGCCGTTCGAGACATTCCGAGACGCGGCGTCCTACGTGGCCACGCTCAGTCACGAAAGTTGCCATTGGACTGCGCGCCCCGATCGCGTCGATCGCGATCTTAGCCACTATACGAAGGACAAGACCGAGCGGGCTCGCGAAGAGCTGATTGCGGAGCTCGGGAGTTGCTTCCTATGCGCCGATCTCGGGATCGCACCGGAGCTGGAGCCACGGCCGGACCATGCGTCTTACCTGGACTCGTGGCTGAAGGTTCTATCTGACGACAAGCGGACTATCTTCCGAGCCGCGGCGCATGCCCAGCGTGCTGTCGCCTTCCTGCACGGTCTCCAGCCCATTCAGGCCGACGAGAGAGCGGCCGCGTAG